A segment of the Anabrus simplex isolate iqAnaSimp1 chromosome 11, ASM4041472v1, whole genome shotgun sequence genome:
cccgaatatttcagaaagagggatttcttggttatgaatgttccgaatgaaagcttgtatgattcttgtgtgactggatggtatgaatgtttgtgtgtgagatagattgtattctagacgtagttagtttttattacggtacgcattcctcgcttatcgatgtcgATATTACGTTTATATGTATTTTTtcaattatatcagggtccgtatactgtggacagtagaataggcaagtgtgcttataggctcctaaccgctgaaaataaggttcttgggacatttaatatctatagccttcgcagatataagagataggatctgcaccttggatgtatatattatcaattgtgagttatgtgtacagtagtaagaagggattgtgttcaatggtatgtgaaacaatcagagttgtgtgtatatagccatattattattattattattgtttggacaaattgtatttcgtgtgtgcgaatacaatgcagtagacgcaatgtatatatcattattacagtaaattatgtgttcagttatgtcattataaggttatgtatgaagttctgttttatggtgaatcataatatatgatatcatcgattcaccaagggggcgttatgtgatagtacatatatcacacccccgaattatatgtagaaggtagagatattattgtcagtatttgatttattattattattattattattattattattattattattattagtatttcatttgtatattttgacatttatattggtaagctggaagatatccacatatgtaggtatgagtaatttgttttgcaccagtgggaaaacattgctgtaataactctggtaatttgaatgagtcatctggctaccccagtgtctgttgtgatgtacttgtgtcaggaaattccatttgtcatgtatatatcccagcctgatgagataagcttgttgttgtaccaggaaagtttggtgattcatgaaaactccccagagtttgttattgtcttgggaggaagaagtagttcagagcAAGGTCTtcagaagaggttcactcatgattggctggcaagcaccaatccagacggatcatctgagaggagggggatgttgatgtctataaaggttgatgatacggcggcaaccaggagattgtatggaggattgtataggagattgtatgagaaacattgtaagggtgattgtgaaggtgattgtataggaacgagaaggaagataactacaactacaactgacggactgtacgggaaggaagtggtgctgagacacggtactggattgacatggctgcaatggactggacttcaaacgttcgtggagcgtagtcgtgttatgtttgtggaaagtggctgattgtggagagtgcttgcgcattaagtattgtagcacttgtggcggcctagctttatatgttggtgaaagctatctcagactttccataaatttatatgttgaggatcgacagacgtgtgtatatatctttacaacaagtgttaaaatatgtgaacacagtagtacaaggtacagtatctgtgtgatgtgataactgccgattatgagaatcggtaagtcgaattgatatagagacagtgaagggtatttatcttcatacatgtacattgttcatcggactatctacaaatggtaacttagttctcgctttcgttttcccacgattttcattattattgttgttgttgtaaatatggagtcttccagcaatattttatgtgtgtattatatgtataatgttgtatgttgatgaggtgctcatgcacggaatttgttcagaatatagttagctattttagaatcagtgttattgatgaacctaggtgcagttcctacctaattagtcgttttcaggaggttaggtaaggcctgcagcagatgtaccagtacgcagcattatgtacacgccctgggatataaagtctatcatgctcttatctaaattcgagggatccattctggtgaactctggcgcccatactacggacatttcggttaattatgcttattaattttattaagtttttgagtaattttatttatatatttttattcatgattttatttattattatcatcaataataGTTACACTGATATGCGATTAGTCTGATGACCgctatgtgattattattattattattattattattattattattattattattattattattgtactgaggTTATCGTGAAACTGAGAGGTCAAAGAAGCGTGAGGGTTTAATGGGCGGACAACAAGACATAGAAGGATACCCAAAACATTGGGAAAataatgatatattttaaatttattccatTTTCAATCTTTTCCACATAATAAATACATGGAAATATTAAAACCAATTTAATAGACAGAGAAATTTGAAGCCAAGGCCTCAGGTATCAAAATTACGTTAATGAAGCACCAGGGTCGATACGTTTTACAAGATTATGGGATTCAGAACATATTCTCCTAGAGAGCAGAACTTTCTAAATGTCTACAACATTACATAGTTCAAGTTTTAGGCCACCCAATATATTACAAACTTTATATTCTAAGAACTATACACTTAAGAAGCCGTATCTTACAATGCATTACCAAAAAAACGAGTCTAAACCCAGCTGTCCATTCGACAGGTTTAACCTACACTTACAtcgactatttttttttctttttctatttggtttacgtcgcgccgacacagataggtcttatggcgacgatgggacaggaaagacgtaagaatgggaaggaagcggccgtggccttaattaaggtacagccccagcatttacctggtgtgaaaatgggaaaccacggaaaaccatcttcagggctgccgacagtgggattcgaacccactatctcccggatgcgagctcacagctgcgcgctcctaaccactaTTAAGTCTGCGCGTAACATAGGCTATACTCATTACTAACGGGAGAAGATAATAACCAAAAGGGACTAGGAGATCGCAAACGGAGCAGAAAGCTCCACAAAATTTAGAAAAGGATCAAGACCAAGATAAAGTTTACAATTGGCAAAAACAAGGGGTCAGGGAATCCAAAAGCCGGAACTCCAGAAAAATATTGTGTTACCTACTTCGGCATACGGCCCGGAGGTGAAGAAGCTAGTCCATACTAAAAGTGACTGAGGAAGGGGAAACATTTAAATTTTAGAAGAATCAAAAATTTAGTCGTCAAAATTTAAATTGAGAGAAGGCATAACGAGGGCACCACACTCGGGTTTCCTTATATAACTTTATGTTTTAACACTGTGTATTATTTCTGTGTTCCCCGCAGTCAGAAGACAAATCAGTTGGTTCTCCTCTTCTGGTGGCGGTTCTGTCGCAGGAGGCTATGGACCGAGAGGACCTTACAGCGTCAGCAGCGGTACCAGGAGAAGCTATAGCGGGTATGGACTTGGCGGAGGAAGTTACACCAGCACGAGTGGTATGAGTGGTTACGGTAGATCCACTTCCTGCAGTAATACAGATGGTTTTGGTTACTGTAGATATCTATGAAGTCAATAAAGATCACATTAAACACACACTTGGTCTTCAATGAAGTTCATTTCTTGGACATAAACCTGTCAAACCTATCTCCAAACTCagatttgattttgtcattaaatatactgaaggaactgatttatttatttgaccCACTTCCACTAGAGATGTGCTCAAGACGGTAAGTACtaatgaaataaatacacttacattaacaataataatattgctttGCATCTCAACGCCGGGGTGCCAGAAtgtttttttcgctagttgctttacgtcgcaccgacacagataggtcttatggcgacgatgggacaagaaagggctaggagtgggaaggaagcggccgtggccttaattaaggtacagccccagaatttgcctggtatggaaaatgggaaaccaaggaaaaccatcttcagggctgccgacagtgggattcgaacccactacctcccggatgcaagcgcacagccgtgtgtccctgaccgcacggccaactcgcccggtacgggacACTGTTGACAGCCAAAAACATGTCACTCCAGCACTCCTCCCAACACACTGACTGAGTTCGCGGCTAGcctcatttacactgactgacagagcaaatgcaacaccaagaaggagtggttcgaaagggatgaaagttggggaaaaaacagagacggcacggatgaataattgatgtttatttcaaaccgatatgcaggttacacaatgcgcacggcatcgactcagtaggatgtaggaccaccgcgagcggcgatgcacgcagaaacacgtcgaggtatagagtcaataagagtgcggatggtgtcctgagggatggttctccattctctgtcaaccatttgccacagttggtcgtccgtacgaggctggggcagagtttgcaaacggcgtccaatgagatcccacacgtgttcgattggtgagagatccggagagtacgctggccacggaagcatctgtacacctcgtagagcctgttgggagatgcgagcagtgtgtgggcgggcattatcctgctgaaacagagcattgggcagcccctgaaggtacgggagtgccaccggccgcagcacatgctgcacgtagcggtgggcatttaacgtgccttgaatacgcactagaggtgacgtggaatcatacgcaatagcgccccaaaccatgatgccgcgttgtctagcggtagggcgctccacagttactgccggatttgacctttctccacgccgacgccacactcgtctgcggtgactatcactgacagaacagaagcgtgactcatcggagaacacgacgttccgccattccctcatccaagtcgctctagcccggcaccatgccaggcgtgcacgtctatgctgtggagtcaatggtagtcttctgagcggacgccgggagtgcaggcctccttcaaccaatcgacgggaaattgttctggtcgatattggaacagccagggtgtcttgcacatgctgaagaatggcggttgacgtggcgtgcggggctgccaccgcttggcggcggatgcgccgatcctcgcgtgctgacgtcactcaggcttcgcctggacccctcgcacgtgccacatgaccttgcgccaaccatcttcgccacaggcgctgcaccgtggacacatccctatggatatcggctgcgatttgacgaagcgaccaacctgcccttctcagcccgatcaccatacccctcgtaaagtcgtctgtctgctggaaatgcctccgttggcggcggcctggcattcttagctatacacgtgtcctgtggcacacgacaacacgttctataatgactgtcggctgagaaatcacggtacgaagtgggccattcgccaacgccgtgtcccatttatggttcgctacgtgcgcagcacagcggcgcatttcacatcatgagcatacctcagtgacgtcagtctaccctgcaattggcataacgttctgaccactccttcttggtgttgcatttgctctgtcagtcagtgtatatagcaggggtgatgagtaccggaatattcgcgatgtggctagacaGGGAGCAGTCTCGTTGCACCTTCCGGAAACGCACGGGGAAATCAGACGAACAGACGGAAAGGCCAGGCATGCTTTCAGGCCGGCTGGGAGTTCCCCATTCGTCTGACACACCGAAGTACCGAAAGAGGCTACCACAGGGGTGACACGTAACAATATATTGACAACTTACAAAATATTTACTTAATACGTCTGTTATCGAACGTGCGAGTTTTTCATTCGCGGTTAAGAGTTAAGATGTTTTGATTATATTTCGATAAATTTTCAGAGGCGCTCGTCAAACTCATATTGCATCGAAGGCGgaaatatttttgtaatatgtggtgggacggagaactacaactatgggaaatataattttaaagttttctatttaacgtgtctgaaggatttcatttttgtttgtaatattttgtattttgagaaatgaagaaataagaactcataagaactctggactctgctggaatatttttttcATTGGAACATGTTTGTAATAATCTTTTTTAAACAAGGAAACATCAAGATATATCGAACAGTATGAACATTACAAGATTCAAAAGCGTTTTGAAgtgtttttgtatgtaaattttatgtaattctgtatgtcaaaattgtaatctggtGCTTTATTTTGAAGCATCATATACTGCACGCGCGGTTAtcgatgttgaaacaggtgatgtaattcctctccaggaaatgaccatatatggtcttGCAAATGTATTGGCATACGGTAATCTagtgtaagtttgatcttattggttaattgtgatcgggccatttccggtcttctgcgGGCTTCGGAAAAATGATGCGGTGTGATCGGGtaatttccatccgaccgccctagcgagtgCAGTTGTGCTCGAGGGTTTCCCCTCCGGGGACCCTACCTCCTTTTTGGTAAGTGCCAtgtcaatgttttctgattttgtttgttttaatttaaCTCCTTTTGTATTTTGGTATTTTCTCgcttaatataatttttaaagttttgttttaacgggtccgagtttgccctagattctcatAGGTTGtagtctaaattcaaatattttacCTGCATTTTAATTGACAAGTCATGTGTAATTCTACATACGATTAAATTGTATTTTACTAAAGGATTTAAGCATCATGATTATGTTTTCGCTTTGGTTAGTCAACCTCTATCTGTCGTTGAATCAAGCATGAGTTGCTATGTAATTTAACTTGCTTTTGTaaaattttcttgttatttttaatatagttgagccaGAGGGTGTTTAatataagtcttttctcccccataacgtcatacgttcccatggacctcacaGGGCCCCCGCACGTTCCACAATCCTTCTTAGTTgccatttttaggcctgtaagtgttcacTTGTGTATAATTTAATTACGCGTAGTGAAAGTTAAGTTATCCGTCACAtttccatgctctgatgtgtaTTCACCGCCACTGCCttattttactatttctttattcacattttatgtcaagaTTTGtcaatatatataatatttattattattatttttatcgttattattagTAGTAGGTGTAGGCGTAATTATCCCGACTACGGTTACAATGTTAATTCCTCTCGGAAAATATTCCTCAGTTTAGGTGATTGCAACAGATAATTGGATAACTTGATCTTATATTGCTTGTTTTTCTTTATTAAATGAGTATTATTCTCGGACATCTAAAACGTAAAAAATGTCGAATCATAATCAATGACAACGAGTATTACACTCTAAATTCTGCCTACTCAGATATATGCAGTTCACCAACTGGTCGATGGTTGGCAGCATATTAAAAAAAATCGCCACTGAAGAGCTTGACGTACGAAGTTTTCAACCCGTGGTTCAAACATCTCATGTAAGTCTAACACTTTGTCCCTTTATATatatacggggtcggggatgagattaAATGAATTTATAAAACCGAAAACtaaacccaatggcgcaacagtcccgaagggccatggcgtaccaagcgacctgctcagcccgaaggcctgcagattacgaggtgtagtgtggtcagcaagacgaatactctcggccggtAGTCTTGACTTTTGACCGGCGCCtctatctcactatcagatagctccacaactgcaatcacgtaggctgagtgggtctcgaaccaaccctcagatccaggtataaatctctgacctgaccgggaatcgaacccgaggcctccgggtaagaagcaggtacGCTGCCCCTACAATGCGGGGCCGGCGAGAAGAATGTATATGACACAATTTTttggtcgaatgcccttcctgacgccaagctcaCATAAGGacctaatggagatgaaatgagtGACGATGAATGCAATTGGGTAAGGGggtggaggattttttttttttttttttttttttgcaatttgctttacgtcgcaccacagataggtcttacggcgacgatgggacaggaaaggcctaggaatgggaaggaagcggccgtgaccttaattaagatatagccccagcatttgcctggtgtgaaaatacgaaaccacggaaaaccatcttcagggctgccgacagtggggttcgaactcactatctcccggatgcaagctcacagcaccgcGGCCCTATCATCACCTATCATTGTCCATCGCTCAAAActggggtctactcagtctcgggaggggattcaattcccacctcagccatccacaaagtggatttccgttgtttcccccacttcttctccaggcaaatgctgggatagtacgtAATTTATGACCACgcatgcttccttccctctcccttccaatTTTGCCATCCTCCACAaggtccatgttcagcatagcacgtggagccgcctgggagagatactagtcctcctccccagtttcatccccacgACAATGTGCTCACGCTTCAAGACACTGCCCTATCGCTGAGTCCCAGGGATAAACCAACTCTGGAAGGTTAACgggttaaataagtaaataaatgtctTATATTTTTCATAACAGGTATACCTTAAAagagccaacggctgtagccgtgttgaaacaccggatcaccgagctcgatagctgcagtcgcttaagtgcggccagtatccagtattcgggtgatagtggattcgaaccccac
Coding sequences within it:
- the LOC136883351 gene encoding keratin, type I cytoskeletal 10: MVFIKLLFFLVILAICLLPETAADEQPILLQRIRRQISWFSSSGGGSVAGGYGPRGPYSVSSGTRRSYSGYGLGGGSYTSTSGMSGYGRSTSCSNTDGFGYCRYL